Proteins encoded within one genomic window of Vidua macroura isolate BioBank_ID:100142 chromosome 2, ASM2450914v1, whole genome shotgun sequence:
- the GSX1 gene encoding GS homeobox 1 translates to MPRSFLVDSLVLREAGEKKGEGSPPPPLFPYAVHPSHPLPGLPAGACHARKAGLLCVCPLCVTASQLHPPPPAIPLIKASFPPFGSQYCHSPLARQQHSVSAVSVGHAPALYQGAYPLPDPRQFHCISVDSTSSQLPSSKRMRTAFTSTQLLELEREFASNMYLSRLRRIEIATYLNLSEKQVKIWFQNRRVKHKKEGKSSSHRGGGGGHSCKCSSLSTAKCSEDDEDLRMSPSSSGKDDRGLAVTP, encoded by the exons ATGCCGCGCTCCTTCCTGGTGGACTCGCTGGTGCTGCGGGAGGCGGGCGAGAAGAAGGGGGAGGGCAGTCCGCCGCCACCGCTCTTCCCCTACGCCGTGCACCCCTCGCACCCGCTGCCCGGGCTGCCGGCCGGAGCCTGCCACGCTCGCAAGGCCGGGCTGCTCTGCGTCTGCCCGCTCTGTGTCACCGCCTCCCAGCTGCACCCGCCGCCGCCCGCTATCCCCCTCATCAAggcttccttccctcccttcgGCTCCCAGTACTGCCACTCGCCCCTGGCCCGCCAGCAGCACTCCGTCTCCGCCGTCAGCGTCGGGCACGCACCGGCGCTCTACCAGGGCGCCTACCCACTGCCCGACCCCCGGCAGTTCCACTGCATCTCCGTGG ACAGCACGTCCAGCCAGCTGCCCAGTAGCAAGCGGATGCGCACCGCATTCaccagcacacagctcctggagctggagagggagttCGCCTCTAACATGTACCTCTCTCGACTGCGGCGAATCGAGATCGCCACCTACCTGAACCTCTCCGAGAAGCAGGTGAAGATCTGGTTCCAGAACCGACGGGTCAAGCACAAGAAAGAAGGCAAAAGTAGCTCCcaccggggcggggggggcggcCACAGCTGCAAATGCTCGTCCCTTTCCACCGCTAAGTGCTCGGAGGACGACGAGGACTTGCGCATGTCTCCGTCCTCCTCGGGGAAGGACGACAGAGGTCTCGCAGTCACCCCCTAA